GATTTGTTTAGTGCTTCATGGTTGGATAAACTggcttaaattgaaagttattcTTGATGTTATATGATTTGAAATAGTATTGATCAATAATATTGATTTGATTCCGCTTGATTGATCAATAATATTCTTGATGTTTTTTAGCTTTTGATAATTGTTTGATCTATGCCTAGGGTTTCGTCTATGCAGATCAATAATTCTTGTTGGATATTATCATTTATGGCTTGGGTTTCATCGATAatattcttgattttttttagcttttgatAATATCATCTATGTTTTTTAGTGCTTCATATTTGAACAATTCTTGTTGAATACTTTTGGGAAATTTTCCCATACATTAGTTGTAAATTAATTCTGTTTTCTATCTatgtttatttactttatttgatTTCTTTTGTTTCGGGTCTGATTTATCAGTGCTTCATAGTTGAATAAACTGGCATGGATCCGAAGTTATTGATTGATCGATTATGTTCTTGACTTTTTTAACTAATGATAGTTGTTTGATCCATGGCTGGGGTTTCGTCTATGCCAAATTAAAATCTTAGTAATTCTTGTCGGATTCTTTTGgggtataatttttttaaataagttctGTTAGTTGTAAATTAATTGGTTCTTGTTGACAGCAGATGCAGATCTTTGTGAAAACCCTTACTGGTAAGACCATCACCCTTGAGGTAGAAAGTTCTGATACTATCGATAATGTCAAGGCTAAAATCCAAGACAAAGAAGGGATCCCTCCTGACCAGCAAAGGCTTATCTTTGCCGGAAAACAACTCGAGGATGGCCGAACTCTTGCCGACTACAATATCCAAAAGGAGTCCACCCTCCACCTAGTCCTTCGTCTAAGGGGTGGCATGCAGATATTCGTGAAAACTCTTACTGGCAAGACCATCACCCTCGAGGTGGAAAGTTCTGATACAATTGATAATGTCAAGGCCAAGATCCAAGACAAGGAAGGGATCCCACCAGACCAACAGAGGCTTATCTTTGCCGGTAAACAGCTTGAAGATGGCCGAACTCTTGCGGATTACAACATCCAGAAAGAGTCTACCCTCCACCTTGTCCTTCGTCTTAGGGGTGGGATGCAGATCTTTGTAAAAACCCTTACTGGTAAGACCATCACCCTTGAGGTGGAGAGCTCCGATACTATCGATAATGTCAAGGCCAAGATCCAAGACAAGGAAGGGATTCCACCAGATCAGCAGAGGTTGATTTTTGCCGGAAAACAACTCGAAGATGGTAGGACACTTGCAGATTACAACATCCAGAAAGAGTCTACCCTCCACCTTGTCCTTCGTCTTAGGGGTGGGATGCAGATTTTTGTAAAAACCCTCACCGGAAAAACTATTACATTGGAGGTGGAGAGTTCTGATACGATTGATAATGTTAAGGCCAAGATTCAGGATAAGGAAGGGATCCCACCGGACCAGCAGAGGTTGATTTTTGCTGGAAAGCAGCTTGAAGATGGCCGAACTCTTGCGGACTATAACATTCAGAAGGAATCGACCCTCCATTTGGTGTTACGTCTCCGTGGTGGCATGCAAATTTTTGTGAAGACTCTCACCGGAAAGACTATTACTTTGGAAGTTGAGAGTTCTGACACCGTTGACAATGTAAAAGCTAAGATCCAGGACAAGGAAGGGATTCCACCAGATCAGCAGAGGTTGATTTTTGCTGGCAAACAGCTCGAAGATGGTAGGACACTTGCAGATTATAATATCCAGAAAGAGTCTACCCTCCACTTGGTGCTCCGACTTCGAGGAGGGATGCAGATATTCGTGAAGACCTTGACCGGTAAAACCATCACCCTGGAGGTCGAGAGCTCGGACACCATTGACAATGTCAAAGCGAAAATTCAGGACAAGGAGGGGATTCCTCCAGACCAGCAGAGGTTGATTTTTGCCGGAAAGCAGCTTGAGGATGGGAGGACACTTGCAGACTATAACATCCAAAAGGAATCGACCCTGCATTTGGTTTTACGACTTCGAGGAGGGATGCAGATATTCGTGAAGACCTTGACCGGGAAAACAATCACCCTGGAGGTGGAGAGTTCAGACACGATCGACAATGTGAAAGCGAAGATTCAGGACAAGGAGGGGATTCCACCAGACCAGCAGAGGTTGATATTTGCTGGGAAGCAGTTGGAGGATGGTCGAACTCTAGCTGACTACAATATCCAGAAGGAGTCCACACTGCATCTTGTCCTTCGCCTCCGTGGTGGTTTCTAATCGGGTGTCTATTTTGGTTGATTTcgcaattttcttttctatgaaCTGTTTGTGTTTTAAAGTGAACTATGCTTTGCGGTGCAGAAATGGTCAGTGAAACTATATGAATAaagttttatgtttatatttaacAGAGTTGAAGCTCTTTGACTAATCAATAGGGATTGTATGTTGTCTGTGATCATCGTATCATAGTATTCAGGGGGCTAGCCTCTGGttcgatttttttaatattaaatgagTTGATTTGCTCCACAAATCAAGTCCATTAGCATACTAATAATTACAGCTAGGGTGAATTAGTATTTTAGAGCAATAAACCGAGATAAAAAAACGCAACCTGTAAGATTTACGCGTAGGACAGAAACAGCtagtttttaatgaattttctatCGGTTAgtttatttgttatatatatttaaattatttttaaattctaaatcctaattctaaataaaaattagatataccaatatttttgaaaaatgtttctTATTAGAagagatttttaaaaattatttagacCTCTAACAAGAAAATTGAGAATCAAGTAGTCGAGAGAATTTAAATGTAGCCGAAAGTGAAAAAagtaatctaattttttaattattttttaaaccaGCTTTTAAACTAATTTATCGATACATTAATAAATTTAGAGATAATTCAAATGTAATTTACGGGCAATTTACCATTAAaagtcactttttttttaaatttatcgaaataggcccgatattttattatttatcggaatgaGTCATTTTTCCTTAAATCGCGTTCATGTCAACGCAAAGTtaggggacgtgtcagcaaatcgAGTCCACATAagcgcgatttgttgccacgtcagcaaagcgcgctgacgtggacgcgatttgctgacacgtcccctgacttcgcgctgacgtggacgcgatttcggtaaatttaaaattttaaaaaagtggcttttaatggtaaattgtccatgtttttcatttataataataaatattaaagtaaataaaatataataataaattttaatatatttataatataatggtaaatttatattttaacccGTTTTATGTATAATCGATGGgcaaaatgttattttataaaataaaattataaaaataattaattttaatgacggaaataaataaattttcttaactAAAAAATTTATGCGAACAAATTACGGagtttaattttaaatctaaattatCCATTTTTATGACGGTCAATGCAAAAATGTTGACTTTAGGTGTGAAGGAGTAGAAAATCAAGAATCTGCGGACTGCGGAGGCTATTGTCACTGTAATTAGCTAATGATTCGGTCACTGACAGTGTGTTTAATAAATTCCGgtactatttattttatgatatttattataatattaatatgctTCCAAGTAGGAATAAACTctctttttgactttttttatttatttattttctgattaactgtttttaatttataaaaacattaataGTGGGACAATAAATGATTACGGAAACTTGAAAAATGCTACCTTTCACTGCAATGCCCTATGCATGCCATTTTCATTGCATTAAACGCTCTTTTTACTTTTACTCAATTATTTGCTCTCAttatattttaaagaataaaacttgatttattttaaaaacttatcCCAATTTAAGGCGTAacaagtgaaaaataaaaattaaatatataaataaattagaattCTTTTTGGGCAAAGTACCAAAAAAAaagttactttttttaaaatttaacgaAATCGCGCTTATGTGGGTGtgatttgttgccacgtcagcatAGCGCGCTGACATGGACACGATTTGTTGACACGTCCCCTGACTTATCTTTGACGTAGACGCGATTTAAGGGAAAATGGTCtattccgataaataataaaatatcgggcccatttcgataaatttaaaaaaaaagtggttTTTTATATTTTGCCCGTAAATTACGTGAATTAACTAATAATGACAATTTTTTATTCTCCAACTGTGCAAAAAAGTTCATCAAAACGGACGGAGAACTTATTGTCGCGTGTCAGGGTGTTAAAAATTTTAGCACGTGATATTCCATGTCTGAAagttcaaaaaaacaaaaacaagaagAGAAAGAACAAAACAAttagaaaacaaattttaaacccTCAAATCACAAATCCCAAAtccaaaattgtaaatattttaagtaaaaaacattaatataatttttattgtattaaatataatttttctagattttgagtaatatttaattattattaaattagtgatttattataaatataaatataaatataaatataaattatatttaatatataactaatatactattttttaattCGTGCTCAAAGTTTTGTATTTTAAGGTGAACCTCATGTGATGGCCCGATGGTTAAGGGTGTTCACCATCTCTACGTTTATTGCTCAGACTTTGTCCTGTTATTATATATAATTCACCAAAGAAAATTACGTATTTTAAATGAGCCTATCTACGTTGCTAATTTAAAACCTAATCTTATTAATTCCAATtctatttgattttgaaaataatccAAACCTTAAATAATGTTCTCTAAATCATTAACCTaatcttactaattttttttttaaattggatttgaatttttctggaaaaaaaagctaaattagaaaaaaaataaaataacggtGGAATCATAATTTCATTTCTCTTTCTTCAGAGAAGGGATTGGATTTACTTGCAaaattatagtatatatataCGGATAGATATAAGAGTTAAAAATACTAAACCCAATGCACACGACAATGTGCTTTattcatatcacatatactacaAAAACATGCATTGCACTTATTTTGCGTTTAGCATTTTAGGGTCTTAGATTTTATATCTAAAACCATCTTCGAGATTGCATATCGCATCTCCTAGGCTCTAAATCACACTTCCTCAGTGCCCTCTCCGCAACTTCAAACATATCTTTAGCCTCTCCACTCTCCCACTGTCCTTCCTGCAGCTGTTCCCTCACCGCCTGTTTCAAGCCTGTGCTCCGGCTCCCCTCGTCCAGGTTCTGGAGCTGGTCGCAGCACGAGTTGAAGAGTTGGGTGTTGCATGTGCTGCTGCCGCCGGTCTCTTGTTGCATGTACCACTGACACCGTTCAAGGTAGTGTAGCTTCCTTATCTGGTATTGACACGACGACTCACCGCGTCGGACCGGTTTTCTTCGTCGCCGTCGAGGGTGATGGTGGTGCGGTAGATGGAGGCGTTGACGAGGAAGAAAGGGAGAGCGAAAGTGGCTACGAGGAGAGCGAGCTTTGCCATGGTTGATTGATATATATAACTGAATTGATTGGTGGCGGATGAAAGGGTGTTTATAATGAATTTAGGCCTTTGCATGGCGAGTACGTGTAATGTAGGGTTTTTTCGCATGCAGATGGGGGTGAGAA
The genomic region above belongs to Gossypium hirsutum isolate 1008001.06 chromosome D05, Gossypium_hirsutum_v2.1, whole genome shotgun sequence and contains:
- the LOC107902203 gene encoding 2S albumin codes for the protein MAKLALLVATFALPFFLVNASIYRTTITLDGDEENRSDAWYMQQETGGSSTCNTQLFNSCCDQLQNLDEGSRSTGLKQAVREQLQEGQWESGEAKDMFEVAERALRKCDLEPRRCDMQSRRWF